In a genomic window of Vidua macroura isolate BioBank_ID:100142 chromosome 33, ASM2450914v1, whole genome shotgun sequence:
- the CCDC115 gene encoding LOW QUALITY PROTEIN: coiled-coil domain-containing protein 115 (The sequence of the model RefSeq protein was modified relative to this genomic sequence to represent the inferred CDS: deleted 1 base in 1 codon) encodes MAAGSASPRCAAGPHAGPALLALRALIGREVPGRAAIGRGGAGPEAAVRAAMDGSLSLSLDAAALEVMEALELLQQRREQLEQHLRQGWLSLAQARYSLGCHRVSSLQYGATMVPRVRVCHRQDPEGRPHFEEVPGTGGDPEDPDPQQQGGGDGLRQRRGAPEKGGTPSRPPPDPLGWFGVLVPPSLRQAQGSFQRGVTLAVEVAELQATVEAAAARYRQLLRQKRHLAGDSGDSGDSQSPTGTPGDSKDTEGDTVTSVTA; translated from the exons ATGGCGGCCGGGTCGGCTTCACCCCGCTGCGCTGCCGGCCCTCATGCAGGCCCcgccctcctggct ctgcgCGCGCTGATTGGTCGAGAGGTGCCGGGGCGGGCTGCGATTGGACGAGGCGGGGCCGGGCCTGAGGCCGCGGTGAGGGCGGCAATGGACG GGTCGCTGTCGCTGTCCCTGGACGCGGCCGCGCTGGAGGTGATGGaggcgctggagctgctgcagcagcggcgggagcagctggagcagcacctgcggcag gggtggctgtccctggctcaGGCCCGTTACTCCCTGGGCTGTCACCGCGTCTCGTCCCTGCAGTACGGGGCCACCATGGTGCCCCGAGTCCGTGTGTGCCACag GCAGGACCCAGAGGGACGCCCCCACTTTGAGGAGGTGCCTGGAACAGGGGGGGACCCCGAGGACCCCGACCCCCAGCAGCAGGGGGGGGGTGACG GGCTGCGGCAGCGCCGGGGAGCCCCTGAAAAAGGGGGGACCCCCAGCCGgccccccccagaccccctgggctggtttggggtcCTGGTGCCCCCCAGTCTGCGGCAGGCCCAGGGCAGCTTCCAGAGGG gggtgaCGCTGGCTGTGGAGGTGGCCGAGCTCCAGGCCACCGTGGAAGCTGCGGCCGCCCGGTACCGGCAACTCCTGCGGCAGAAACGTCACCTggccggggacagcggggacagcggggacagccaGAGCCCCACGGgaacccctggggacagcaaggaCACCGAGGGTGACACAGTGACCTCGGTGACTGCGTGA
- the IMP4 gene encoding LOW QUALITY PROTEIN: U3 small nucleolar ribonucleoprotein protein IMP4 (The sequence of the model RefSeq protein was modified relative to this genomic sequence to represent the inferred CDS: deleted 1 base in 1 codon), with protein MLRRQARERREYLQRRATEQQQQRQRERRESLRRALDENRLLPTELRREALALQKELEFDFQAPGETGDSQDDEYRWAGVEPPKVMVTTSRDPSARLRLFAKELCLLLPGARRMNRGRAELGALVGACRAAGVTDLLVLHETRGRPDGLTVSHLPHGPTAHFTLSGAVLRQEVGGLGGAPLAAPHLLLLRLDSTLGKRVGTILKHLFPVPRPDSRRVVTFANEDDVILVRNHVYRRRGRTVELEEVGPRFQLRPYLIRLGTLEQGDAADVEWRWHPYTATAPKRRLLSAT; from the exons ATG CTGCGGCGCCAGGCCCGGGAGCGCCGCGAGTACCTGCAGCGCCGGGCcacggagcagcagcagcagcggcagcgggAGCGCAGGGAGAGCCTGCGGCGGGCGCTCGACG agaATCGgctgctgcccacagagctGCGGCGTGAGGCGCTGGCCCTGCAGAAGGAGCTCGAGTTCGACTTCCAGGCACCGGGGG AGACAGGTGACAGCCAGGATGACGAGTACAGGTGGGCGGGGGTGGAGCCCCCCAAGGTGATGGTGACGACGTCACGGGACCCCAGCGCCCGCTTGAGGCTCTTTGCCAAG gagctgtgcctgctgctgccggGGGCTCGCCGCATGAACCGGGGCCGTGCCGAGCTGGGCGCTCTGGTGGGGGCGTGCCGGGCCGCGGGGGTCACCGACCTGCTGGTGCTGCACGAGACCCGCGGGCGGCCCG ATGGGCTGACCGTGTCCCACCTGCCCCACGGCCCCACCGCCCACTTCACCCTGAGCGGGGCCGTGCTGCGCCAGGAGgtcggggggctcgggggggccCCGCTGGCCGCCccccacctgctgctgctgcgtcTGGATTCCACTCTGGGAAAAAGG GTCGGGACCATTCTGAAGCACCTGTTCCCCGTTCCCCGTCCCGACAGCCGCCGCGTGGTGACCTTCGCCAACGAGGACGACGTCATTTTAGTGCG GAACCACGTGTACCGGCGCCGGGGACGGACggtggagctggaggaggtgggA CCCCGCTTCCAGCTGAGGC cCTACCTGATCCGCCTGGGGACCCTGGAGCAGGGGGACGCGGCCGACGTGGAGTGGCGCTGGCACCCGTACACGGCCACGGCCCCCAAGCGCCGCCTGCTCAGCGCCACCTga
- the PTPN18 gene encoding tyrosine-protein phosphatase non-receptor type 18: MDVTYAVVNKPRRGGGAAGRGPSPLGRDHASFGRDSAPSGTCSLPGSPVRRPSPGPAESPRATDGAYEVVTPPADTGSGPCLGFNFRIGKPKGPRDPPAEWSRV; this comes from the exons aTGGATGTCACCTACGCCGTGGTCAACAAGCCCCGCCGGGGGGGCGGAGCCGCAGGGCGAGGCCCCTCCCCTTTGGGAAGAGACCACGCCTCCTTCGGACGAGACTCCGCCCCTTCGGGCACGTGCTCGCTGCCGGGCAGCCCCGTGCGCCGCCCCTCGCCCGGCCCGGCAG AGTCCCCCAGAGCCACGGACGGCGCCTACGAGGTCGTGACCCCCCCCGCAGACACCGGCAGTGGCCCCTGCCTGG GGTTTAACTTCCGCATCGGGAAGCCCAAGGGCCCGCGGGACCCCCCGGCCGAGTGGTCCCGGGTGTGA
- the LOC128821009 gene encoding LOW QUALITY PROTEIN: vacuolar fusion protein MON1 homolog B-like (The sequence of the model RefSeq protein was modified relative to this genomic sequence to represent the inferred CDS: deleted 1 base in 1 codon): MEPGRTEDTACPSCHHSGEDEEEDVTAVAAMTSSVCHPAGNEEEEDKEVAAVVTATASLGCHPSEEKEEVAVAMTSQGRPCGRDEDVVAAVTTEAATTSQGCHPGEEEEVTTAGTSLGCPPLGNEEEEVTTAVTAAVTSPGVQPSEEEMTMAATSPARPPVGDEEEVTAVVTSPGSHPSEEEVTVAVTSPVCHPGEEEEEVTAAVTSPVCHPGEEEEEVTAAVTAAAATSALGGRRGADEDVAAAGWRARRKHVFVLSEAGKPIYSRHGNEEALAATMGVMMALVSFIQSGGNAIRAICSEDRTLVFEQRGPLLLVSVSRTRQSAAQLRRELAFVHEQILSLLTRGGIARVFARRRGFDLRRLLAGAEAVLDRLLCGAAADGRLLLGAARCLPLPGGLRRAVSGALRRAAAAARPAPALAVLAARGRLVTAARQRALAEGGRLCASDLHLLLNLLGGGAGAGAGEVWTPVCLPRFNPDGYFYAYAARLGEEEEEGVTLILLSTEREGFYAAAACRRQLEDTLRAQGWLAELAAAVRGGAGYGPSRPGAPELRHFLYKPLEGPEEMQQLPQFTSPELEEPYTSEEEQHRLFDLYHYLHSRVHSPHRPLRLLYHVAEKETLLAWVTSKFELYSCFSPLVTKAGAIAVLTKLLRWLKKEEDWLFIRYPAPFCAAPARPDGPEPEG; encoded by the exons ATGGAGCCAGGGAGGACAGAGGACACGGCGTGCCCGAGCTGTCACCACAGcggggaggatgaggaggaagatgTGACAGCAGTGGCAGCCATGACATCATCCGTGTGTCACCCTGCTGggaatgaggaggaggaggacaaggaggtggcagcagtggtgaCAGCCACAGCGTCCCTGGGGTGCCACCCCagtgaggagaaggaggaggtggcagtggcCATGACATCCCAAGGCAGGCCGTGTGGCAGGGATGAGGatgtggtggcagcagtgacaACAGAAGCAGCCACAACGTCCCAGGGCTGTCATCccggtgaggaggaggaggtgaccacagcagggacatccctggggtgtcccccaCTTGggaatgaggaggaggaggtgaccACAGCGGTGACAGCAGCGGTGACATCCCCGGGCGTTCAACCCAGTGAGGAGGAGATGACCATGGCAGCAACATCCCCAGCACGTCCTCCTGTAGGGGATGAAGAGGAGGTGACAGCAGTGGTGACATCCCCAGGGAGTCACCCCAGCGAGGaggaggtgacagtggcagtgacaTCACCAGTGTGTCACCctggtgaggaagaggaggaggtgacagcGGCAGTGACATCACCAGTGTGTCACCctggtgaggaagaggaggaggtgacgGCGGCGGTGACGGCAGCGGCGGCCACGTCGGCCctgggcgggcggcgcggcgcggaCGAGGACGTGGCGGCCGCGGGCTGGCGAGCGCGGCGCAAACACGTGTTCGTGCTCAGCGAGGCCGGGAAGCCGATCTACTCCCGGCATGGCAACGAGGAGGCGCTGGCGGCCACCATGGGTGTCATGATGGCCCTCGTGTCCTTCATCCAGAGCGGCGGCAACGCCATCCGTGCCATCTGCTCCG AGGACCGCACGCTGGTGTTCGAGCAGCGGGGCCCGCTGCTGCTGGTGTCGGTGTCCCGCACGCGGCAGTCGGCGGCGCAGCTGCGGCGGGAGCTGGCCTTCGTGCACGAGCAGATCCTGTCGCTGCTGACCCGCGGGGGCATCGCCCGCGTCTTCGCTCGACGCCGCGGCTTCGACCTGCGCCGGTTGCTGGCGGGCGCCGAGGCCGTGCTGGACCGGCTGCTCTGCGGGGCCGCGGCTGACGggcggctgctgctgggggccgcTCGCTGCCTGCCCCTGCCCGGGGGGCTCCGCCGCGCCGTGTCCGGGGCCCtgcgccgcgccgccgccgccgcccgccccgcgcccgccctgGCCGTGCTGGCGGCTCGGGGCCGCCTGGTGACGGCGGCGCGGCAGCGGGCGCTGGCCGAGGGCGGGCGGCTCTGCGCCAGCGACCTCCACCTGCTGCTCAACCTGctgggcggcggggcgggcgcgggggcggGCGAGGTGTGGACCCCCGTGTGCTTGCCCCGTTTCAACCCCGACGGGTATTTCTACGCGTACGCGGCGCGGCtgggcgaggaggaggaggagggcgtGACGCTGATCCTGCTGTCCACCGAGCGAGAGGGATTCTACGCGGCGGCCGCGTGCCGGCGGCAGCTGGAGGACACGCTGCGGGCGCAGGGCTGGCTGGCCGAGCTGGCGGCGGCCGTGCGGGGGGGAGCGGGGTACGGCCCCTCCCGCCCCGGCGCCCCCGAGCTCCGGCATTTCCTCTACAAACCCTTGGAGGGGCCGGAGGAGATGCAGCAGCTGCCGCAGTTCACCAG ccccgAGCTGGAGGAGCCCTACACCAGCGAGGAGGAGCAGCACCGGCTCTTCGACCTGTACCACTACCTGCACAGCCGTGTGCACAGCCCGCACCGGCCCCTGCGCCTGCTCTACCACGTGGCTGAGAAGGAAACGCTGCTGGCCTGG GTGACCAGCAAGTTCGAGCTGTACAGCTGCTTCAGCCCGCTGGTGACGAAGGCGGGCGCCATCGCCGTGCTGACCAAGCTGCTGCGCTGGCTCAAGAAGGAGGAGGACTGGCTGTTCATCCGCTACCCGGCACCGTTCTGCGCCGCG CCCGCGCGCCCCGACGGGCCCGAGCCCGAGGGCTGA
- the LOC128821002 gene encoding involucrin-like isoform X1, producing MRGVRERKWGENLKEKAAVMDLDPRSEGLYGQDPPRPPCVPVSPRPRDKVASDVPKRGSVPVSCPAPPSGPPGGIPQLEVLLRQVHSLQKVREDTAQELVKAQDRSEELRQHLKQLEQRKEALERSWQQVQDSLQRAQLQGKEVEAKGQRRCGLCLEQQQDLEGTKQQWEQLKHLRRGHRWQHCQQLEDIMEELKNLRVTHAPAHLEAELAQLEKMEEKWLSWERRVMDTEEQLGPEAPVLGRLVQQDQEGAERQLEVELGRQQLSLRRRDRLAEELQQLQRPLEARPE from the exons ATGAGAGGAGTGCgggagagaaaatggggagaaaacctgaaagaaaag GCTGCAGTGATGGATCTGGACCCACGCAGTGAGGGGCTCTATGGCCAAGACCCCCCAAGACCACcgtgtgtcccagtgtccccccgcCCCAGGGACAAGGTGGCCTCGGATGTCCCCAAGAGAggcagtgtccctgtgtcctgcccagctccccccTCAGGTCCCCCTGGGGGGATCCcacagctggaggtgctgctgaggCAGGTGCACAGCCTGCAGAAAG TCCGTGAGGACACGGCACAGGAGCTGGTGAAGGCACAAGACCGCAGTGAGGAGTTGCGCCAGCACCTGAAGCAGC tgGAGCAGCGCAAGGAGGCACTGGAGAGGTCCTGGCAGCAGGTGCAGG attcactgcagagagcacagctgCAAGGGAAGGAAGTGGAGGCCAAAGGTCAAAG GCGCTgcgggctctgcctggagcagcagcaggacctggaagggacaaagcagcagtgggagcagctgaAACACTTGCGCCGGGGACACAG gtggcagcactgccagcagctcgAGGACATCATGGAAGAGCTCAAGAACCTGCGTGTCACACAC GCTCCGGCCCACCTGGAGGCTGAACTGGCGCAGCTGGAGAAGATGGAGGAGAAGTGGCTGAGCTGGG AGCGCCGCGTGATGGACACCGAGGAGCAGCTGGGCCCAGAGGCACCTGTGCTCGG GCGATTGgtgcagcaggaccaggaggGGGCGGAGCGACAGCTGGAGGTGGAGCTGGGCCggcagcagctgagcctgcGGCGCCgtgacag GttggcagaggagctgcagcagctgcagcgcCCCCTGGAGGCTCGCCCAGAGTGA
- the LOC128821002 gene encoding involucrin-like isoform X2, translating into MDLDPRSEGLYGQDPPRPPCVPVSPRPRDKVASDVPKRGSVPVSCPAPPSGPPGGIPQLEVLLRQVHSLQKVREDTAQELVKAQDRSEELRQHLKQLEQRKEALERSWQQVQDSLQRAQLQGKEVEAKGQRRCGLCLEQQQDLEGTKQQWEQLKHLRRGHRWQHCQQLEDIMEELKNLRVTHAPAHLEAELAQLEKMEEKWLSWERRVMDTEEQLGPEAPVLGRLVQQDQEGAERQLEVELGRQQLSLRRRDRLAEELQQLQRPLEARPE; encoded by the exons ATGGATCTGGACCCACGCAGTGAGGGGCTCTATGGCCAAGACCCCCCAAGACCACcgtgtgtcccagtgtccccccgcCCCAGGGACAAGGTGGCCTCGGATGTCCCCAAGAGAggcagtgtccctgtgtcctgcccagctccccccTCAGGTCCCCCTGGGGGGATCCcacagctggaggtgctgctgaggCAGGTGCACAGCCTGCAGAAAG TCCGTGAGGACACGGCACAGGAGCTGGTGAAGGCACAAGACCGCAGTGAGGAGTTGCGCCAGCACCTGAAGCAGC tgGAGCAGCGCAAGGAGGCACTGGAGAGGTCCTGGCAGCAGGTGCAGG attcactgcagagagcacagctgCAAGGGAAGGAAGTGGAGGCCAAAGGTCAAAG GCGCTgcgggctctgcctggagcagcagcaggacctggaagggacaaagcagcagtgggagcagctgaAACACTTGCGCCGGGGACACAG gtggcagcactgccagcagctcgAGGACATCATGGAAGAGCTCAAGAACCTGCGTGTCACACAC GCTCCGGCCCACCTGGAGGCTGAACTGGCGCAGCTGGAGAAGATGGAGGAGAAGTGGCTGAGCTGGG AGCGCCGCGTGATGGACACCGAGGAGCAGCTGGGCCCAGAGGCACCTGTGCTCGG GCGATTGgtgcagcaggaccaggaggGGGCGGAGCGACAGCTGGAGGTGGAGCTGGGCCggcagcagctgagcctgcGGCGCCgtgacag GttggcagaggagctgcagcagctgcagcgcCCCCTGGAGGCTCGCCCAGAGTGA